From Chromatiales bacterium, one genomic window encodes:
- a CDS encoding NAD(P)H-dependent oxidoreductase subunit E has product MEPEKILSEHLRAEIDRWVARFPEGRQRSAVIAALHAAQHENHGYLTPELMGAIAGYLGLPPIQVYEVAAFYSMLETKPVGRHSISVCTNISCMLRGGENILAYLEKKLGVKVGESTPDGQFYLKCEEECLAACCGAPMMMVDHKYHENLTPAKVDEILDNVAKSAGH; this is encoded by the coding sequence AGATCGATCGCTGGGTGGCGCGTTTTCCGGAGGGGCGACAGCGTTCCGCCGTAATCGCGGCCCTGCATGCCGCCCAGCATGAGAATCACGGCTACCTCACGCCTGAACTGATGGGCGCGATTGCCGGATATCTCGGTCTCCCGCCGATACAGGTCTATGAGGTTGCGGCTTTCTATTCGATGCTCGAGACGAAGCCGGTCGGCCGACACAGTATTTCCGTGTGCACCAATATCTCGTGCATGCTCAGGGGCGGAGAGAACATCCTCGCCTATCTCGAAAAAAAGCTGGGTGTAAAAGTCGGTGAAAGCACGCCGGACGGACAGTTTTATCTGAAGTGCGAAGAAGAGTGCCTTGCCGCCTGTTGTGGTGCGCCGATGATGATGGTTGACCACAAGTATCACGAGAATCTGACGCCGGCGAAGGTGGACGAGATCCTCGACAATGTTGCCAAGTCGGCGGGGCACTGA